A single region of the Bdellovibrio sp. GT3 genome encodes:
- a CDS encoding TFIIB-type zinc ribbon-containing protein, producing MKCPHCKDKDLVMSERKGVEIDYCPECRGIWLDKGELDKILDRSQKEEAQASAQSAQRPQQQTQYTAPSYGDGYKYKRKKSFFEELFD from the coding sequence ATGAAGTGTCCACATTGCAAAGATAAAGATCTGGTTATGAGCGAGCGCAAGGGTGTTGAGATTGATTACTGCCCTGAGTGCCGTGGGATTTGGCTTGATAAGGGTGAGTTGGATAAAATTTTGGATCGCTCACAAAAAGAAGAAGCTCAGGCTTCTGCGCAGAGTGCTCAACGTCCCCAACAGCAGACTCAGTACACGGCGCCTTCTTATGGTGATGGTTATAAGTACAAACGTAAGAAATCATTTTTTGAAGAGCTGTTTGACTAG
- a CDS encoding S8 family serine peptidase, with the protein MKYSALITFALLFAISSANAATFLMSFKEPARAQEFKTTIQALHLPGLELQDDLAEMKVLIVKADSKEQILRFADSGDLLFIEAQKTFAAPRVQILPTPVSGLTRMTLMSNEAPVSKGLKMIKAPEAWGMTRGKGARVMVIDSGIDRNHPVFAGRIEQVRNFTDGDPQDVTDTEAHGTHVAGIIAGKSAGEALGVAPEATLLIAKVCGAKGCSSDAVAKALSWALREDVDVVNMSLGGSGSVVESFMVKQLDGKQIPVVAAMGNHGREVTPMPAGYPGVSGVGAVDFESKRAEFSNWSVALDLMAPGVGIRSSVPLGTGRVAVASFQNSNGSFQVLPSVTFSGVPVAALNQSSVFAEYGTVQDLAKVSVAGKILVVKRGNLPLLDKIKNAQTAGAAALIICNNEGALVSGSLSEDPNEIKIPVIMVEKSSGEALLAELVKAPAAIVRLEIQGADYAEFSGTSMASPYVAGVVALMRSVAPGITSWKTRQIMEGTATPLKTEIPNQTGKGLVNAKASVDGAYAVRKKYNKRK; encoded by the coding sequence ATGAAATATTCTGCACTGATCACATTCGCTTTGTTGTTCGCGATTTCTTCGGCGAACGCAGCTACTTTCTTGATGTCATTTAAAGAACCGGCACGTGCGCAGGAATTCAAAACCACAATTCAAGCACTGCACTTGCCAGGCTTGGAGCTTCAGGATGATCTGGCTGAGATGAAAGTTTTGATTGTTAAAGCGGATAGCAAAGAACAAATTCTGCGTTTCGCTGACAGCGGAGATCTTCTGTTTATTGAAGCTCAAAAAACATTCGCAGCTCCACGCGTGCAGATTCTGCCAACTCCGGTGTCTGGTTTGACCAGAATGACATTGATGAGCAATGAAGCGCCAGTTTCCAAAGGCTTGAAAATGATCAAAGCCCCGGAAGCGTGGGGCATGACTCGTGGTAAAGGTGCGCGTGTGATGGTGATCGATTCAGGTATCGATAGAAATCATCCCGTATTCGCAGGTCGCATAGAACAGGTTCGTAACTTCACTGACGGTGATCCCCAGGACGTTACTGATACTGAAGCCCATGGAACTCACGTTGCAGGTATCATCGCAGGTAAATCTGCAGGCGAAGCTTTGGGCGTGGCTCCAGAGGCAACACTCTTGATTGCCAAAGTCTGTGGTGCCAAGGGTTGTTCATCGGATGCTGTGGCCAAAGCATTGTCATGGGCCTTGCGCGAAGATGTCGACGTGGTGAACATGTCTTTGGGTGGTTCTGGAAGTGTGGTTGAATCATTCATGGTTAAGCAATTGGACGGAAAACAAATTCCAGTCGTAGCAGCCATGGGAAATCACGGCCGCGAAGTGACGCCAATGCCAGCAGGATATCCGGGTGTATCCGGTGTCGGTGCGGTTGATTTTGAAAGTAAGCGTGCGGAGTTTTCAAACTGGAGTGTCGCTTTGGATTTGATGGCCCCGGGTGTGGGAATCCGTTCCTCTGTTCCGTTGGGCACTGGTCGCGTGGCAGTGGCAAGCTTTCAGAACTCCAATGGATCTTTCCAGGTGCTTCCGTCGGTTACATTTAGCGGAGTGCCAGTGGCTGCATTGAATCAGTCGTCTGTGTTTGCGGAATACGGTACCGTTCAGGATTTGGCGAAGGTTTCCGTTGCTGGTAAAATCCTGGTTGTGAAACGCGGTAATTTGCCATTGCTGGATAAAATTAAAAATGCCCAGACAGCAGGTGCCGCGGCTTTGATCATTTGCAATAATGAAGGAGCACTGGTGAGTGGTTCCTTGAGCGAAGATCCAAATGAAATCAAAATTCCAGTGATCATGGTCGAGAAATCTTCGGGTGAAGCTTTGCTTGCAGAGCTGGTGAAAGCTCCGGCTGCGATTGTGCGCCTTGAGATCCAAGGGGCTGATTACGCTGAATTCAGCGGTACATCCATGGCATCACCTTATGTCGCAGGAGTTGTGGCATTGATGAGATCTGTAGCTCCAGGTATTACTTCTTGGAAGACTCGTCAAATCATGGAGGGCACGGCCACTCCGCTTAAAACTGAAATTCCCAATCAGACCGGTAAAGGTCTTGTGAATGCAAAAGCTTCCGTTGATGGTGCCTACGCCGTTCGTAAGAAGTACAACAAGCGAAAATAG
- a CDS encoding malate dehydrogenase, with product MKAPVRVAVTGAAGQIGYALLFRIASGAMLGADQPVILQLLEIPDEKAQKALKGVMMELDDCAFPLLHSMIATGDPAVAFKDADIALLVGARPRGPGMERKDLLTANGQIFTVQGEAIGKHANPNVKVLVVGNPANTNAYIAMKSAMKHGRVKAKNFTAMLRLDHNRALSQLATKTGKPVASFKKVAVWGNHSPTMYPDVRFATADGAKVPELLKLGTTEGDAWNKDTFIPVVGKRGAAIIEARGLSSAASAASAAVDHIHDWWLGTNGEWVTMGIPSDGSYDIPEGIMYGFPVTCKNGEYEIVKGLEIDAFSREKMNNTLKELTEEKDAVASML from the coding sequence CGCAAGTGGCGCGATGTTGGGTGCAGACCAACCAGTTATTCTTCAACTTCTAGAGATCCCAGACGAGAAAGCTCAAAAAGCGCTTAAAGGCGTGATGATGGAGCTTGATGACTGCGCGTTCCCTCTATTGCATTCCATGATCGCTACTGGCGATCCAGCTGTGGCATTCAAAGATGCTGACATCGCTCTTCTGGTTGGCGCACGTCCTCGCGGCCCAGGCATGGAACGTAAGGATCTTCTGACTGCAAACGGTCAAATCTTCACAGTTCAAGGTGAAGCTATCGGTAAACACGCGAATCCAAATGTAAAAGTTTTGGTTGTTGGTAACCCGGCAAACACAAACGCTTACATCGCAATGAAATCTGCAATGAAGCACGGTCGCGTAAAAGCGAAAAACTTCACAGCAATGCTTCGTTTGGATCACAACCGCGCATTGTCTCAGTTGGCTACTAAAACTGGCAAACCAGTTGCTTCTTTCAAAAAAGTTGCAGTTTGGGGTAACCACAGTCCAACTATGTACCCGGACGTTCGCTTTGCAACAGCTGACGGTGCAAAAGTTCCTGAGTTGCTAAAACTTGGCACGACTGAAGGTGATGCTTGGAACAAAGATACTTTCATCCCTGTTGTTGGTAAACGTGGCGCTGCGATCATCGAAGCTCGCGGTTTGTCTTCTGCAGCTTCTGCGGCTTCCGCAGCTGTTGATCACATCCATGACTGGTGGTTGGGCACTAATGGCGAGTGGGTTACTATGGGTATCCCTTCTGACGGTTCTTACGACATTCCAGAAGGCATCATGTACGGTTTCCCAGTGACTTGCAAAAACGGCGAATACGAGATCGTTAAAGGTCTTGAGATCGACGCTTTCTCTCGCGAGAAAATGAACAACACATTGAAAGAGCTGACTGAAGAAAAAGACGCAGTCGCTTCAATGCTGTAA
- a CDS encoding efflux RND transporter periplasmic adaptor subunit, which produces MTRRLLISGLLLLTVACSKKVETPVQLVPEVTAMKVAPRDIPLTREYVGQISGIRDIQVRARVGGILLKRYYKEGDKIKAGSLLFKIDPAPYAAAVAQAKGEVEIQRARLINAKQSMDRIVPLYKENAVSQKDRDDAVAFYNGAKSAFDAAKAKLDEAKLNLSYTDVTAPIDGYASAETVAEGSLIVANSEKSLLTTISQTNPAYVNFSYTDSELLELRRLAAEGKLGRPESVEKMEVQIKLGDGEFYSKVGFVNFNDQIVDTSTGTVKARASIDNEDASLRPGQFVRVYMKGFIIKNAVAIPLKSVVQTQNGPVVFTVDRESVARQVGVELGQEIASDILINRGLRGGELLIVEGAAKVRNGQKVKVVSGTAIAKK; this is translated from the coding sequence ATGACCCGAAGGCTCTTGATATCTGGTTTGCTATTGTTGACTGTGGCTTGTTCCAAAAAAGTGGAAACCCCAGTTCAGCTTGTTCCCGAGGTAACTGCCATGAAGGTCGCGCCACGCGATATTCCTCTGACTCGAGAATACGTCGGTCAGATTTCTGGTATTCGCGATATTCAGGTTCGTGCCCGGGTGGGCGGCATTCTCTTGAAACGCTATTACAAAGAGGGCGATAAAATAAAAGCTGGCAGTTTGCTTTTTAAAATTGATCCCGCTCCCTATGCTGCTGCCGTCGCACAGGCCAAAGGTGAAGTGGAAATTCAACGGGCACGTTTGATCAACGCCAAACAATCCATGGATCGCATTGTTCCTTTATATAAAGAAAATGCTGTCAGTCAAAAAGACCGGGATGATGCTGTGGCATTTTACAATGGTGCAAAATCTGCATTCGATGCTGCCAAAGCAAAACTGGATGAAGCCAAGCTGAATCTTAGCTACACAGACGTAACAGCACCTATAGATGGATATGCCAGCGCAGAAACTGTGGCTGAAGGAAGTCTGATTGTCGCGAATTCTGAGAAGTCACTGCTCACCACCATTTCACAAACCAACCCCGCCTATGTGAATTTCAGTTACACAGACTCGGAGTTGTTGGAACTTCGTCGTCTGGCAGCTGAAGGAAAATTGGGACGCCCCGAAAGCGTGGAGAAAATGGAAGTTCAAATCAAGCTTGGCGATGGCGAGTTCTATTCAAAAGTGGGATTCGTGAACTTCAATGATCAAATTGTGGATACTTCCACCGGAACTGTCAAAGCCCGAGCAAGCATCGACAATGAGGATGCCTCCTTGCGCCCCGGTCAATTTGTTCGCGTCTATATGAAGGGGTTCATCATTAAGAACGCCGTCGCAATCCCACTGAAGTCCGTCGTGCAAACTCAGAACGGTCCCGTCGTTTTCACAGTGGATCGGGAAAGTGTCGCGCGTCAAGTGGGTGTGGAGCTGGGGCAGGAAATTGCCAGCGACATTCTGATCAACCGGGGTCTGCGTGGAGGCGAGCTTCTGATTGTTGAAGGTGCTGCCAAAGTTCGTAATGGACAAAAAGTAAAAGTCGTCAGCGGAACTGCCATCGCCAAGAAATAA